From the Yoonia rosea genome, the window TCTTGGTGTCGTACTTCATGTTCTGCCCGATTTTGATGACCGCTGGGTCCTCAAGCACAGGTTTGAGCATCGCCAGACACTCGGCCATATCCATCTGCCCGTCGGCCATATCATCCGATCCAAACAGATCATCCGATGACGCGGATTTATGGGTCAGCGGGATATAACAGGCCTGACCCGCCGCGACAGACAGCGAGATGCCGACAAGATCGGCAGTCATATCATTCAAGCCAGTGGTTTCGGTGTCGACGGCCACATAGCCCCGTTCACGAATACGGTCGATCCAGACCTGCAGGGCCGCCGCATCGCGCACACATTCATAGGCGTCCGCGTCAAAGCCAACCTGTTCAGGTGTCGCCACTTCGGTCGCGGCTGGGGCCGAGGCCTCGATCACGGGGGCTTCAACGCCCAGCTTTTCAGCAATGCGTTTCGTGACCGTGCGGAATTCCATTTCGGCAAGGAACCCCATCAGAACCTCTGGATCAGGATCGCGCACCTCGAGATCATCCAGCCCGAAATCCAGCTTCATATCACAATCAAGCTGCACGAGCTTCTTGGACATCTCAATTTGCGCGCGGTTCTCGATCAGCGTTTCGCGCCGCTTGGGCTGTTTGATCTCTTCTGCGCGGTCTAGCAGGCTTTCCAGATCACCATATTCATTGATCAAAAGCGCCGCTGTCTTGATCCCGATCCCCGGCGCACCCGGCACGTTATCAACACTATCGCCGGCCAGCGCCTGCACATCAACCACGCGGTCAGGGCCCACGCCAAACTTTTCAACGACGCCTTCGCTGTCGATGCGCTTGTTCTTCATCGGATCAAGCATTTCTACGCCGTCACCGACCAACTGCATCAGGTCCTTATCGGACGATACAATCGTCACACGTCCACCGGCATCGCGGGCCTGATGGGCAAGGGTGGCGATAATGTCGTCGGCCTCGAACCCTTCCATCTCCTCGCAGGCGATATTGAAAGCCTTGGTCGCCACACGCGTCAGGGGGATTTGCGGGCGCAGATCCTCGGGCATCGCCTCACGGTTGGCCTTGTACTGGTCGTACATATCGTTGCGGAATGTATGACTGCCCTTGTCGAAAATCACGGCGACATGGGTGGCAGCATCAGCGCCATTATTCCCGTCAACATAGCGTTGCAGCATGTTGACGAAACCGCTGACCGCACCAACGGGCAGGCCATCGGATTTGCGTGTGAGGGGCGGAAGCGCATGATAGGCGCGGAAAATGAAGGCAGAGCCGTCAATCAGATGCAGGTGACAGCCTTTGCCGAATTTCGTTTCCATCGTTTCATCCCCTCATGTCTTGGGCGCAGATGTGCCATGATACGCATCATGGTTCCAGTGACCATCTGCCTTACAGCGACACTTAGCGCAAAAACAGGATGGATCAGACTTTGCCTTCAAAGTCCTTATGCACAAGCTTTGCATCGCAATAGGGGCATTCAATCCAGCCCTGCTCATGCGGGATTTGAAGCCACACGCGGGGATGACCCAGCGCACCTTCACCGCCATCACAGGCCACGCGCCAATCGTTCACAATCTTTGTTTCGGGGGCTGGTGTGGACATGATCTTACCTGTCTGGTTGCCGCGGGGCGCGCCCCGCCTTAAGTCTGCACCAGACATACCGCAGGTGCGGCGCAGGGGAAAGACAACATGACCGACAATGCCATAGAAATTCACGGGCTGAAAAAGACCTATGCCGCCACCGGGCGCAGCCCTGCCAAAGAGGCGCTGAAAGGGATTGATCTGGATATTCCGCGCGGATCAATCTTTGGCCTTTTGGGGCCGAATGGCGCGGGCAAATCGACGCTGATCAATATTCTGGCGGGTTTGGTCGTGAAAACCGAAGGTACCGTAAAGATCT encodes:
- a CDS encoding zinc-finger domain-containing protein, translating into MSTPAPETKIVNDWRVACDGGEGALGHPRVWLQIPHEQGWIECPYCDAKLVHKDFEGKV